One genomic region from Granulicatella adiacens ATCC 49175 encodes:
- the rpsQ gene encoding 30S ribosomal protein S17, with protein sequence MTVERNQRKVYQGRVVSDKMDKTLVVAIETYKRHSTYGKRVKYTKKFVAHDENNSAKVGDIVKIMETRPLSKTKRFRLVEIVEEAVII encoded by the coding sequence ATGACTGTAGAACGTAACCAACGTAAAGTATATCAAGGACGCGTTGTTTCAGATAAGATGGACAAAACGTTAGTAGTTGCAATCGAAACTTACAAACGTCACTCAACTTACGGTAAACGTGTTAAATATACGAAAAAATTTGTAGCTCATGATGAAAATAACTCAGCAAAAGTTGGGGACATTGTTAAGATTATGGAAACTCGTCCATTGTCAAAAACAAAACGTTTCCGCTTAGTTGAAATTGTTGAAGAAGCAGTAATTATTTAA
- the rplN gene encoding 50S ribosomal protein L14, producing the protein MIQTETRLKVADNSGAREVLTIRVLGGSGRKTANIGDVIVASVKQATPGGVVKKGDVVKAVIVRTKSGARRKDGSYIKFDENACVIIRDDKSPRGTRIFGPVARELRDNNYMKIVSLAPEVL; encoded by the coding sequence GTGATTCAAACAGAAACTCGACTAAAAGTGGCTGACAACTCAGGCGCTCGTGAAGTGTTAACAATTAGAGTTCTAGGCGGATCTGGCCGCAAAACAGCTAATATCGGTGACGTAATCGTTGCATCCGTTAAACAAGCAACACCAGGTGGAGTTGTTAAAAAAGGGGATGTCGTTAAAGCTGTAATCGTTCGTACTAAATCAGGTGCACGTCGTAAAGACGGTTCATACATTAAGTTCGACGAAAATGCATGTGTAATCATTCGTGATGACAAGAGCCCTCGTGGAACACGTATCTTTGGACCAGTTGCACGTGAATTACGTGATAACAACTACATGAAGATCGTTTCATTAGCTCCAGAAGTATTATAA
- the rplX gene encoding 50S ribosomal protein L24 has translation MHVKTGDIVKVISGKDKGKEGKILKSFPKKDRVIVEGVNIVKKHQKPSQANQTGGIVEVEAPIHVSNVMFVDPTTGKASRTGFKVENGEKVRVPKGRNKA, from the coding sequence ATGCACGTTAAAACTGGTGATATCGTAAAAGTAATCTCAGGTAAAGACAAAGGTAAAGAAGGAAAAATCTTAAAAAGTTTTCCTAAGAAAGACCGTGTAATCGTTGAAGGTGTTAACATTGTTAAGAAACATCAAAAACCATCTCAAGCGAACCAAACAGGGGGAATCGTTGAAGTGGAAGCTCCAATTCATGTTTCAAACGTAATGTTCGTAGACCCAACTACAGGTAAAGCATCTCGTACAGGCTTTAAAGTAGAAAACGGTGAAAAGGTACGTGTACCTAAAGGTCGTAATAAAGCATAA
- the rplE gene encoding 50S ribosomal protein L5, translating to MNRLNAKYKNEVVPSLVEKFNYKSIMEVPKVEKIVINMGVGDATSNAKNLEKAVEELTLISGQKPVVTTAKKSIAGFRLREGMPIGTKVTLRGERMYDFLDKLVTVSLPRVRDFRGISKKSFDGRGNYTLGVKEQLIFPEIDYDRVDKVRGMDIVIVTTANTDEEAKELLTQLGMPFQK from the coding sequence ATGAATCGCTTAAATGCAAAATACAAAAACGAAGTAGTACCTTCATTAGTTGAGAAATTTAACTACAAATCAATTATGGAAGTACCAAAAGTAGAAAAAATCGTTATTAATATGGGTGTTGGTGATGCAACATCTAACGCTAAAAACTTAGAAAAAGCAGTTGAAGAGTTAACATTAATCTCTGGTCAAAAACCAGTTGTAACAACTGCGAAGAAATCAATCGCTGGTTTCCGTTTACGTGAAGGTATGCCAATCGGAACTAAAGTTACTCTACGTGGTGAACGTATGTATGACTTCTTAGACAAGTTAGTAACAGTTTCATTACCTCGTGTACGTGACTTCCGTGGGATTTCTAAAAAATCTTTTGATGGACGCGGTAACTATACATTAGGTGTTAAAGAACAATTAATCTTCCCAGAAATTGACTACGATCGCGTAGACAAAGTTCGTGGTATGGATATTGTTATCGTAACAACAGCTAATACAGACGAAGAAGCAAAAGAATTATTAACTCAACTTGGAATGCCTTTCCAAAAATAA
- a CDS encoding type Z 30S ribosomal protein S14, protein MAKKSMIAKNKRPKKYSTQEYTRCERCGRPHSVYRKFKLCRICLRELAYKGQIPGMKKASW, encoded by the coding sequence TTGGCTAAAAAATCAATGATCGCAAAGAACAAACGTCCAAAAAAATATTCAACTCAAGAATATACTCGTTGTGAACGTTGTGGTCGACCACATTCAGTTTATCGTAAATTCAAACTTTGCCGTATTTGTTTACGTGAGCTTGCCTATAAAGGGCAAATCCCAGGAATGAAGAAAGCAAGTTGGTAA